A stretch of the Cervus canadensis isolate Bull #8, Minnesota chromosome 16, ASM1932006v1, whole genome shotgun sequence genome encodes the following:
- the LOC122454160 gene encoding stathmin-like — protein sequence MAASDIQVKELEKRASGQAFELILSPRSKESVPEFPLSPPKKKDLSLEEIQKKLEAAEERRKSHEAEVLKQPAEKREHEKEVLQKAIEENNLSKMAEEKLTHKMEANKGNREAQMAAKLERLGEKDKHTEELRENKGSKEPADGTEAD from the coding sequence ATGGCTGCTTCTGATATCCAGGTGAAGGAACTGGAGAAGCGTGCCTCAGGCCAGGCTTTTGAGCTGATTCTCAGCCCTCGATCAAAAGAATCTGTCCCAGaatttcccctttcccctcctaAGAAGAAGGATCTTTCCCTGGAGGAAATTCAGAAGAAATTAGAAGCCGCAGAAGAAAGACGCAAGTCCCATGAAGCTGAGGTCTTGAAGCAGCCTGCTGAGAAACGGGAGCACGAGAAAGAAGTGCTTCAGAAAGcgatagaggaaaacaacttaAGTAAAATGGCGGAAGAGAAGCTGACCCACAAGATGGAAGCCAACAAAGGGAACCGGGAGGCACAAATGGCTGCCAAACTGGAGCGTTTGGGAGAGAAGGACAAGCACACTGAAGAACTGCGGGAGAACAAAGGATCCAAAGAGCCTGCTGATGGGACTGAAGCCGACTAA